The DNA region CGGCCACTACCTGGGCGAGTTCCAGCTCACCCGCAACTCGGTCGAACACGGGCAGGCCGGTATCGGTGCGACCCGGTCCTCGAAGTTCGTGCCACTCAAGTAACCCATGGGAATCAACTACAGCGTCGAGGCCGACCCCGACACGACGGCGAAAGCCATGCTCCGGGAGCGGCCCATCAGCCTGAAGCACAGCAAGGCCATCGCGCGCGCCATCAAAGGCAAGCGCGTCGACGACGCCGAGTCGTACCTGCAGGACGTCATCGACGAGAAGCAGTCGGTGCCGTTCAAGCAGCACAACTCCGGCGTCGGCCACAAAGGCGACATCGACGGGTGGGACGCGGGTCGCTACCCGAACAAAGCGTCGAAGGACTTCCTGAAACTGCTCGAGAACGCGCGTAACAACGCCACCGAGCAAGGGTTCGACGGCGAATCGATGGTCATCAAGCACGTCGCCCCCCACAAGGTCGACGAGCAGATGGGGCGCAAGCCCCGCGCGTTCGGACGAGCGGACCCGTGGAACACGACGCTCGTCGACGTGGAGCTCATTATCGAAGAACAGGAGGAAGACGAATAATGGCAGACGAACACCAGTTCATCGAAGACGGTCTCCAGCGCTCGCAGATCGACGAGTTCTTCGCCGAAGAACTCGGCCGCGCCGGCTACGGCGGTATGGACGTGGCCAAGACCCCGATGGGCACGCAGATCGTCCTGAAAGCCGAGAAGCCCGGCATGGTCATCGGTAAGGGCGGGAAGAACATCCGCAAGGTCACCCGCCAACTCGAAGAGCGGTTCGACCTCGACGACCCCCAGATCGACGTCCAGGAGGTCGACGAACCCGACCTGAACGCGCGCATCGTCGCGGACCGCCTCGCCAACGCGCTCGAACGCGGTTGGTACTTCCGTAAGGCCGGTCACACGACCATCGACCGCATCATGGATGCGGGCGCGCTCGGCGCCGAAATCAAGCTCAACGGCAAGGTC from Haloprofundus halobius includes:
- a CDS encoding 50S ribosomal protein L22 — translated: MGINYSVEADPDTTAKAMLRERPISLKHSKAIARAIKGKRVDDAESYLQDVIDEKQSVPFKQHNSGVGHKGDIDGWDAGRYPNKASKDFLKLLENARNNATEQGFDGESMVIKHVAPHKVDEQMGRKPRAFGRADPWNTTLVDVELIIEEQEEDE